A single genomic interval of Antarcticibacterium arcticum harbors:
- a CDS encoding DUF4494 domain-containing protein, with protein MSATWYECKVKYRKTHETGEQKVSTDTYLLDAVSFTEAEARINEEMAAYTSEEFKIMNIKVANFSEIHPFENSDRWFKSKVSLIALDEESGKEKKTNIYMLVQANDVKEAFENTTQAMQNTMGDYTIPSITESPILDVFPYFSGDEEELDEIPNNEIAVLAEEEI; from the coding sequence ATGAGTGCAACCTGGTATGAATGTAAGGTGAAATACAGAAAAACACACGAGACGGGAGAGCAAAAAGTTTCTACCGATACCTATTTGTTAGATGCAGTTTCCTTCACAGAGGCAGAAGCAAGGATCAACGAAGAAATGGCGGCTTATACAAGCGAGGAATTCAAAATAATGAATATTAAAGTGGCCAATTTTTCTGAGATACATCCATTTGAAAATTCCGACAGGTGGTTTAAATCCAAAGTTTCCCTAATAGCACTGGATGAAGAGAGCGGAAAGGAGAAAAAAACAAACATATATATGCTGGTGCAGGCAAATGACGTAAAGGAGGCTTTTGAGAATACCACCCAGGCAATGCAGAATACAATGGGAGATTATACAATTCCTTCGATTACTGAATCTCCAATTCTGGACGTGTTTCCATATTTTTCGGGAGATGAAGAGGAGTTAGATGAGATCCCGAATAATGAAATCGCAGTTCTGGCAGAAGAGGAAATTTAA
- a CDS encoding glutamate racemase: MRSFKFIFLLLLFYPVVIWSQDAITNSILNDKDSFYYIDTKDYPTGVKELPIGVFDSGIGGLTVLDAIVNFDGYNNKTLALGADGEIDFKKEEFIYLADQANMPYGNYSAANKNSLLLEHILKDVQFILGDKYYPSPDAITYKIDKSPVKALVIACNTATAYGKENIEAFMKLAKLDIKVIGVIDAGVRGSLENLARDEDATIAVMATAGTVTSKGYVNTLYDQIEKLGYTGNIEVFQQGGVGIAEAVDEDSDYFDKNLTSPRESYKGPDFKGNLKIDKALLDIYNFDYEDFKMLCDAAGSDDCNILQINDAENYVRYHLVSLMEQIRKANVQQPLKSIILGCTHYPYLTAEIENVLGELYNYQQEDGQFRYRNYMAKDIKLIDPAINTAMELFQHLKEQELFNKAGFINNSEFYISVPNRDNNFVRVNEKGDFPYDYKYGRAEGEIQEYVKVVPFSRSSISEDILTRLEVQLPFTYKLIESFNSTNSKTSELEKEERI, from the coding sequence ATGAGGTCCTTTAAATTCATCTTTCTGTTATTATTATTCTATCCGGTTGTAATCTGGTCCCAGGATGCAATCACAAATAGTATTTTAAATGATAAGGACAGTTTCTATTATATAGACACCAAGGACTATCCTACCGGGGTAAAGGAACTTCCCATTGGAGTATTTGATTCGGGTATTGGCGGGCTCACGGTTCTCGATGCTATTGTGAATTTTGATGGCTATAACAATAAGACCCTTGCCCTGGGGGCCGATGGGGAAATAGATTTTAAAAAAGAAGAATTTATCTATCTGGCAGATCAGGCGAATATGCCTTACGGCAACTATTCAGCCGCAAATAAAAACTCCCTGTTACTGGAACACATCCTGAAAGATGTTCAGTTTATCCTAGGAGATAAATATTATCCCTCCCCTGATGCCATCACCTATAAAATTGACAAATCTCCTGTTAAGGCCCTGGTGATCGCCTGCAATACTGCAACGGCCTATGGGAAGGAGAATATTGAAGCCTTTATGAAATTGGCCAAACTGGATATTAAAGTGATTGGGGTTATAGATGCCGGGGTGCGCGGATCCCTTGAGAACCTGGCCCGGGATGAAGACGCAACCATTGCCGTTATGGCCACTGCCGGCACCGTTACATCCAAAGGCTATGTAAACACACTTTATGATCAAATAGAAAAACTGGGATACACCGGTAATATTGAAGTTTTCCAACAGGGTGGCGTGGGGATAGCCGAAGCAGTAGACGAAGATTCAGATTATTTTGATAAAAATCTTACCTCCCCACGGGAAAGTTATAAAGGCCCCGATTTTAAAGGAAATTTAAAGATAGACAAAGCCCTTCTGGATATTTACAATTTTGATTATGAAGATTTCAAAATGCTGTGTGATGCCGCAGGGAGTGATGATTGCAATATTCTGCAAATTAATGATGCTGAAAATTATGTGCGCTATCATTTGGTCTCTCTAATGGAGCAAATAAGAAAAGCCAATGTACAGCAGCCTTTAAAGTCTATTATTCTGGGTTGTACCCACTATCCCTATCTAACCGCCGAAATAGAAAATGTGCTTGGCGAATTGTATAATTATCAACAGGAGGACGGGCAATTCAGGTATCGCAATTACATGGCAAAAGACATTAAACTTATAGATCCTGCCATAAATACTGCCATGGAATTATTTCAACATTTAAAGGAACAGGAACTTTTTAATAAGGCCGGCTTTATTAACAACAGTGAGTTTTATATTAGTGTCCCCAACCGGGATAATAATTTTGTGCGGGTAAATGAGAAGGGAGATTTTCCTTATGACTATAAATACGGCCGGGCCGAGGGTGAGATCCAGGAATATGTAAAGGTTGTACCCTTCAGCCGAAGCAGCATTTCAGAAGACATACTTACCCGCCTGGAAGTCCAGCTTCCGTTTACCTATAAGTTGATAGAATCCTTTAATTCTACCAATTCAAAAACGTCAGAGCTTGAAAAGGAGGAAAGGATCTAA
- a CDS encoding DUF2927 domain-containing protein encodes MFNRSLLVLLFISLLSFTANSQSRKALDLKNDYLQSSFLVVNNTPSPLIKWELQNTIHYFVQGDLQYMSRKNWVRFITDLESLTGLEIIETTELQKAQIAIHFSDLEQFAALENIKLPGVDISHFDHWNSRKYNKQYQLERSAYCIVPNLITNNQRGTYNLQRLFLKSLGLLGEVDNEYSIFYPRQTDNNRSLSKNDKRLIKIHYLPGIKPGMNKMEVESFLDTKLDLEELLKQKV; translated from the coding sequence ATGTTTAACCGTTCTCTTTTGGTTCTCCTTTTTATTAGTTTATTGTCTTTTACCGCGAATTCCCAATCCCGTAAAGCGCTGGACCTTAAAAACGATTATCTCCAAAGTTCTTTTCTCGTAGTTAATAATACACCCTCTCCCCTAATTAAATGGGAATTACAGAATACTATTCATTATTTTGTTCAAGGTGACCTGCAATATATGTCCCGCAAAAATTGGGTCCGTTTTATTACAGATCTTGAATCGCTTACCGGTTTGGAAATTATTGAAACTACCGAATTACAAAAGGCCCAGATCGCTATTCATTTTAGCGACCTGGAACAATTTGCCGCTCTTGAAAACATCAAACTTCCGGGGGTGGATATTTCTCATTTCGACCACTGGAATTCAAGAAAATATAACAAGCAATATCAGCTTGAAAGATCGGCTTATTGCATAGTGCCAAATCTCATTACAAATAATCAAAGGGGTACCTATAACCTTCAACGATTATTCTTAAAATCTCTGGGTTTGTTGGGAGAAGTGGATAATGAATACAGCATTTTTTATCCCCGCCAGACAGATAATAACAGGAGTCTTTCAAAAAATGACAAAAGATTGATTAAGATCCATTATCTCCCCGGCATCAAGCCCGGTATGAACAAAATGGAAGTGGAAAGCTTTCTGGATACAAAGCTGGACCTGGAAGAATTGTTGAAGCAAAAGGTTTAA
- a CDS encoding CHRD domain-containing protein — translation MKKLHRIFMVLFISALLTACSTSDDDIMNVTPTGETTTYDLSAVADPGISGTATFIENDDNSVTIDLALQGTPQNGSHPAHIHLNSAAEGGDIALTLGTVVGATGKSTITVSALDNGTQITYEQLLDFDGYINVHLSANDLGTIVAQGDIGENELTGNTKIYNLNEADVEGISGTATFEERKNGEALATLQLDNTPDGGMHPAHIHANTAVEGGDIIFSFNPVNGTSGMSKTNVAELDNGTAFRFDDIMNVNGYINVHLSAEDLGTIVAQGDIGENELTGVSKVYNLNEVAIEGISGTATFEQRKNGDALATLQLDNTPNGGMHPAHIHANTAVEGGDIIFTFTPVDGNSGMSKTNVSSLDDGSAFGYDDVMDVNGYINVHLSADDLGTIVAQGDIGQNELTGERKIYDLNEVAVAGISGTATFEERKNGDALATLQLDNTPDGGMHPAHIHSNTAVEGGGIIFTFNPVNGTSGMSKTNVSGLDDDSAFGYDDVMEVDGYINVHLSANDLGTIVAQGDIGQNELTGQSKTYQLSEKDVPGISGTATFEERKNGEALATLQLQNTPPGGSHPAHIHENTAAEGGDIIFTFNPINGTSGMSKTNVASLDDDTAFGYDDVLEVDGYINVHLSAEALNIIVAQGDIGENAQ, via the coding sequence ATGAAAAAATTACACAGAATTTTTATGGTCCTTTTCATTAGTGCACTACTTACGGCTTGTAGTACATCAGATGATGACATTATGAATGTTACACCTACAGGTGAAACAACAACCTATGATTTATCTGCGGTAGCCGATCCCGGAATATCTGGAACTGCCACTTTTATTGAAAATGATGATAACTCGGTTACCATTGATCTGGCACTTCAGGGAACTCCCCAAAATGGATCTCATCCCGCTCATATTCATTTGAATTCGGCTGCGGAAGGTGGGGATATAGCTCTTACGCTTGGAACTGTTGTTGGCGCTACAGGGAAAAGCACTATAACAGTATCGGCACTTGATAACGGAACGCAGATTACTTATGAACAACTTCTTGATTTTGACGGGTATATCAATGTACACCTAAGCGCAAATGATCTTGGAACTATTGTGGCCCAGGGGGACATAGGTGAAAATGAACTCACGGGAAATACCAAGATTTATAACCTTAATGAAGCAGATGTTGAAGGAATAAGCGGGACTGCTACCTTTGAAGAAAGAAAAAATGGGGAGGCACTGGCAACCCTGCAACTGGATAATACTCCGGACGGGGGAATGCATCCCGCACATATTCACGCAAATACCGCGGTTGAAGGTGGAGATATAATTTTCTCCTTCAATCCTGTAAACGGCACCAGCGGAATGAGCAAAACAAATGTGGCAGAACTTGATAATGGAACTGCATTTCGTTTTGATGATATAATGAATGTAAATGGATATATCAACGTACACCTGAGCGCTGAGGATCTTGGTACTATAGTAGCCCAGGGTGATATAGGGGAAAATGAACTTACCGGGGTTTCCAAAGTATATAATTTAAACGAAGTGGCAATTGAAGGAATTAGCGGAACAGCCACTTTTGAACAACGAAAAAACGGAGATGCCCTTGCAACCCTCCAACTTGATAACACTCCTAATGGTGGGATGCATCCAGCCCATATTCACGCCAACACAGCAGTTGAAGGTGGTGATATAATTTTTACTTTCACCCCGGTTGATGGCAACAGCGGAATGAGTAAAACTAATGTTTCAAGCCTGGATGACGGATCTGCTTTTGGTTATGATGATGTGATGGATGTTAACGGGTACATAAATGTACATCTAAGCGCCGATGATCTGGGTACCATAGTAGCCCAGGGAGACATTGGTCAAAATGAACTTACCGGAGAGAGAAAGATATATGACCTTAATGAAGTAGCCGTTGCCGGAATAAGCGGTACCGCTACTTTTGAGGAAAGAAAAAACGGAGATGCGCTGGCTACTCTGCAACTTGATAACACACCGGATGGAGGTATGCATCCCGCACATATTCATTCCAATACGGCTGTTGAAGGTGGTGGAATTATATTCACATTCAACCCGGTAAACGGTACCAGCGGAATGAGCAAAACAAATGTATCAGGCCTTGATGACGATTCAGCTTTTGGGTATGATGATGTGATGGAAGTAGATGGATACATTAATGTACATCTAAGCGCAAATGATCTGGGAACAATAGTAGCGCAGGGAGATATAGGTCAAAATGAACTAACGGGACAATCTAAAACCTATCAACTAAGTGAAAAAGATGTGCCGGGTATAAGCGGTACTGCTACTTTTGAAGAAAGAAAGAATGGGGAAGCCCTTGCAACCCTTCAACTTCAAAATACTCCTCCCGGGGGATCCCATCCTGCCCACATTCATGAAAATACGGCAGCCGAAGGGGGTGATATAATCTTTACTTTCAACCCGATAAACGGAACCAGCGGAATGAGCAAAACAAATGTGGCATCTCTGGATGACGACACAGCATTTGGATATGACGATGTCCTGGAAGTAGATGGCTATATCAATGTACATCTTAGTGCCGAAGCCCTTAATATTATTGTTGCACAGGGCGATATAGGTGAAAATGCACAGTAA
- a CDS encoding helix-turn-helix transcriptional regulator, whose product MKNKLKVLRAQNNYTQEDLADIIGVSRQTINAIEKEKFDPSLPTAFRISKLFKLPIEEIFQFDEN is encoded by the coding sequence ATGAAAAACAAGTTAAAGGTATTAAGGGCTCAGAATAACTATACTCAGGAAGATCTGGCAGATATTATTGGGGTATCGCGTCAAACCATCAATGCCATTGAAAAAGAAAAGTTCGACCCCAGTTTGCCCACGGCTTTCAGGATCTCAAAACTCTTTAAGCTGCCCATAGAAGAAATCTTTCAGTTTGATGAAAATTAA
- a CDS encoding aldehyde dehydrogenase, whose product MENTSTTEIDRIHREHQNFFATHQTKNIDFKIDKLKKLKSTIDKYEGQILEALGKDLGKSEEEAYLTEKSIVTGEIEHHLKNLKRWAAPQKVSSALHLLPSSGKLLFEPLGQTLIIAPWNYPFQLLMAPLIGAISAGCCAILKPSENTQHIAAVMDRIIKETFEPNYIAMVHGDQETGAYLLEKRFDMIFFTGSTRVGKIVMKAAAEHLTPVILELGGKSPCIVDENANIEIAAKRIIWGKTINSGQTCIAPDYLLVHEKVKEELIENMQKHIESMYGRDPEESSYYPRIVNKDAFDRLSQLLEKTDGTIRHGGQKNREKLYISPTILDGITGDDELMKAEIFGPILPIMTFTSLDEAITQVNSAEKPLALYYFGNTEKGEMVLEKTSSGGACINDTLMHIANHNLPFGGVGNSGQGSYHGRESFLAFSNRRAVVTTPTWIDLKFKYAPFKYFEWIKKLM is encoded by the coding sequence TTGGAAAATACATCAACCACCGAAATAGATAGAATACACAGGGAACACCAGAACTTTTTTGCCACGCATCAAACAAAGAATATCGATTTTAAGATTGATAAACTTAAAAAGCTGAAGTCCACCATTGACAAATATGAAGGACAGATCCTCGAGGCCTTGGGGAAGGATCTTGGAAAGTCTGAAGAAGAGGCATATCTCACCGAAAAAAGCATTGTAACCGGGGAAATAGAGCATCATTTAAAAAATCTTAAAAGATGGGCCGCTCCGCAAAAGGTATCTTCAGCTCTTCATTTGTTACCTTCTTCGGGAAAATTGTTATTTGAACCCCTGGGCCAAACGCTTATTATTGCGCCCTGGAATTATCCATTCCAGCTGCTTATGGCTCCGCTAATCGGGGCAATTTCTGCAGGTTGTTGTGCCATTTTAAAACCTTCAGAAAATACTCAGCACATAGCCGCGGTGATGGACAGGATCATCAAGGAAACCTTTGAGCCAAATTATATAGCTATGGTTCACGGCGACCAGGAAACGGGCGCCTACCTGCTGGAGAAACGCTTTGATATGATCTTTTTTACCGGCAGCACCCGGGTGGGAAAAATTGTGATGAAGGCGGCGGCTGAACATCTAACGCCTGTGATCCTTGAACTGGGAGGAAAAAGTCCCTGTATTGTAGATGAAAATGCCAATATTGAAATAGCTGCAAAAAGAATAATTTGGGGGAAGACCATAAACTCCGGCCAAACCTGTATTGCGCCCGACTATCTTCTGGTGCACGAGAAGGTAAAGGAGGAACTTATAGAAAATATGCAGAAGCATATTGAGAGTATGTACGGCCGCGATCCTGAAGAAAGTAGCTATTATCCCAGGATAGTTAATAAGGATGCCTTTGACCGGCTTTCCCAGCTTCTTGAAAAAACGGATGGCACCATACGTCACGGCGGACAAAAAAACAGGGAGAAGCTTTATATTTCCCCAACTATTCTTGATGGAATTACGGGGGATGATGAACTTATGAAAGCCGAGATCTTCGGTCCAATATTACCAATTATGACCTTTACATCCTTGGATGAGGCTATAACCCAAGTCAATTCGGCCGAAAAACCCCTGGCTCTTTATTATTTCGGAAATACCGAAAAAGGGGAGATGGTCCTGGAAAAGACCAGTTCCGGCGGGGCTTGTATAAATGATACGCTTATGCATATAGCCAATCACAATCTGCCGTTTGGTGGTGTGGGAAACAGCGGGCAGGGCAGCTACCACGGCCGGGAAAGTTTTTTAGCCTTCAGTAACCGCAGGGCAGTAGTAACTACCCCAACCTGGATAGACCTGAAATTTAAATATGCGCCCTTTAAGTATTTTGAATGGATAAAGAAATTGATGTAA
- a CDS encoding tetratricopeptide repeat protein, with translation MSSFKFFLPVLIFLFSFISPGTSQILPKDKKPENKVKAHTTHKMEAGDPFTHGREMLHHMMYEQAAELFQEAIQKDPNNAMAHWGLAMTALRPLWAPPNSKDFENGLLAVEKAQTLGHPGVKEREEIEALHNYYITAKDAGYRQGLAAWKTSLENLYNKYPDDIEIASFYGLSLLATAPQDDKTYSQQQKAGALMEEMHKKDPMHPAPFHYSIHAYDNPVLAEKGIRFANAYDQLAPDVPHALHMPSHIFVRVGKWDETIQWNLRSAESALRQPHGEMTSYHHAHALDYLIYAYLQQGLEDKAKGVLAELNSIEKYQPNFAAAYAIAAAPSRYLLERRKWNEAGDFMLDSSKGFPWENFPQMEAISWWTRGLGAAMSNDTDLARESVEKLKSLEEQTRENDEEYWALLVNTQRKTIEAWILHNEGNYEKALALMTEAAEQEDSVEKHPVTPGNVLPARELLGDMLVLQNKPDEARAAYKAALEISPNRFNSLYGAGNAAVLAGRNDLARDYFQQLHKIASKESKRPELDVANSFVQKK, from the coding sequence ATGAGCTCATTTAAATTCTTTTTACCCGTTCTTATTTTTTTATTTTCTTTTATCTCACCCGGCACTTCCCAAATTCTGCCTAAGGATAAAAAACCGGAAAACAAGGTTAAAGCCCACACTACCCACAAAATGGAAGCCGGTGATCCTTTTACCCACGGCCGGGAAATGCTTCATCACATGATGTATGAGCAGGCAGCCGAATTATTCCAGGAGGCAATTCAAAAGGATCCAAATAATGCAATGGCTCACTGGGGTTTGGCTATGACAGCCTTACGGCCCCTTTGGGCACCACCAAATTCCAAAGATTTTGAGAATGGCCTGCTTGCTGTTGAAAAAGCGCAAACCCTTGGCCATCCTGGCGTAAAGGAACGTGAGGAGATAGAGGCTTTGCACAATTACTATATAACAGCAAAGGATGCTGGTTACAGGCAAGGTTTGGCAGCCTGGAAAACTTCCCTGGAAAACCTGTATAATAAATATCCCGATGATATTGAGATTGCCTCTTTCTACGGTCTGTCTTTATTGGCGACCGCTCCACAGGATGACAAAACCTATAGCCAACAACAAAAAGCAGGGGCCTTGATGGAAGAAATGCATAAAAAGGATCCCATGCACCCGGCACCTTTCCACTATAGTATACATGCCTATGATAATCCTGTACTTGCAGAAAAGGGAATTAGGTTTGCGAATGCATATGACCAACTGGCGCCAGATGTGCCCCATGCCCTTCACATGCCTAGTCATATTTTTGTTAGGGTAGGGAAATGGGATGAAACCATTCAATGGAATCTCCGTTCAGCTGAATCGGCACTGCGACAACCGCATGGGGAAATGACCTCCTATCACCATGCTCATGCGTTGGACTATCTTATTTATGCATATTTACAGCAAGGGCTGGAAGATAAAGCAAAAGGGGTGTTGGCAGAGTTAAATTCTATTGAAAAGTATCAGCCAAATTTTGCGGCTGCATATGCCATCGCTGCCGCTCCGTCCAGATATCTTCTGGAAAGGAGAAAGTGGAACGAAGCCGGGGATTTTATGCTTGATAGTTCAAAAGGTTTTCCCTGGGAGAATTTTCCGCAAATGGAGGCTATTTCCTGGTGGACACGTGGATTGGGAGCAGCAATGAGCAATGATACAGATCTGGCCCGGGAATCAGTTGAAAAATTAAAATCGCTTGAAGAGCAAACAAGGGAAAATGATGAAGAATATTGGGCTTTGTTGGTTAATACACAACGAAAAACGATAGAAGCCTGGATCCTCCATAATGAAGGGAATTATGAAAAAGCACTTGCTTTGATGACAGAGGCTGCAGAGCAGGAAGATTCGGTTGAAAAACACCCGGTAACACCAGGGAATGTTTTGCCGGCCAGAGAATTACTGGGAGATATGTTGGTTCTGCAGAATAAACCCGATGAAGCAAGAGCCGCATATAAAGCTGCGCTTGAAATTTCGCCAAATCGGTTTAATAGTTTATATGGGGCAGGAAATGCGGCTGTATTAGCCGGAAGGAATGACCTGGCCCGGGACTATTTCCAACAGCTCCACAAAATTGCATCTAAAGAAAGCAAGCGTCCTGAACTGGATGTAGCGAATTCATTTGTTCAAAAGAAATAG
- a CDS encoding mechanosensitive ion channel family protein has protein sequence MKLSDKTEAEEINEILKDEKVQDAIKLSSEDKPEDHKVIENQGRSALGITVIISIICIILYFLLEWSYFPVRESYIAPLQKIVLGLMFASFVLVLNRVFRSIIKRKVKDGSVAYNLKNIVNLFSGIFIFAIALSLFFTNWYATMVSFGVVSLIVGLALQNPLSSFFGWIYLLVRKPYEVGDRIKIGPVYGDVINLGYFDTTLWEFKGDYLSGDHPSGRIIKFANSRIFQEYVYNYSWPLFPFIWHELNLFVSYDTDLKLTSNIIQRVAEEEIGETMMRRVKRFKKILAGTLIDELEVKEKPTIILRAHTNGWIEVTLRYLSEPKNSGRIKTRLFQKIMEELLKHPDKIGLPNIKLNKTE, from the coding sequence ATGAAGTTATCAGATAAAACCGAAGCTGAAGAAATTAACGAAATCCTTAAAGATGAAAAGGTGCAGGATGCCATTAAACTTTCATCTGAGGATAAACCCGAGGATCACAAGGTGATTGAAAATCAGGGCCGCTCTGCTCTGGGAATAACCGTCATCATTTCTATTATATGTATCATATTGTATTTTTTGCTTGAATGGAGCTATTTTCCTGTGCGTGAATCCTATATAGCACCTCTTCAAAAAATAGTATTGGGATTGATGTTTGCATCCTTTGTCTTGGTTTTAAACCGTGTGTTTAGAAGCATTATTAAAAGAAAGGTCAAGGACGGTTCTGTTGCCTATAATTTAAAGAACATAGTTAACCTGTTCTCCGGCATCTTTATATTTGCTATAGCCCTTTCCCTGTTTTTTACCAACTGGTATGCCACCATGGTTTCCTTTGGAGTGGTCTCTCTAATTGTAGGTTTGGCTTTGCAAAATCCGTTGAGCAGTTTTTTTGGCTGGATCTATTTGCTGGTAAGAAAACCTTATGAAGTAGGAGACCGTATCAAGATTGGACCGGTATATGGCGATGTGATCAATTTGGGATATTTTGATACAACTCTATGGGAATTCAAAGGCGATTATCTCTCGGGCGATCATCCAAGCGGGCGTATCATCAAATTTGCAAACTCCAGGATCTTTCAGGAATATGTTTATAATTACTCCTGGCCCTTGTTTCCCTTCATTTGGCATGAGCTTAATTTATTTGTCTCTTATGATACAGATTTAAAGTTAACAAGCAATATCATTCAACGCGTGGCAGAAGAGGAAATAGGAGAGACCATGATGCGAAGGGTTAAACGATTTAAAAAAATACTTGCAGGAACGCTTATAGATGAGCTTGAGGTGAAAGAAAAACCTACTATAATCCTGAGGGCCCATACCAATGGATGGATAGAGGTTACGCTGCGGTACCTGAGTGAACCTAAAAATTCAGGAAGAATAAAAACCCGTCTTTTCCAAAAGATCATGGAAGAACTTCTTAAACATCCGGATAAAATTGGGCTGCCTAATATAAAGCTGAATAAAACGGAATAG
- a CDS encoding VOC family protein gives MENLKLGAFSMSLSVKDLKVSKTFYEKLGFTVFAGDFSKNYLIMKNGNSLIGLFLGMFQGNILTFNPGWDENAQNLENFDDIREIQKHLKNKKVSLNSEADENTTGPASIMLNDPDGNLILIDQHR, from the coding sequence ATGGAAAATTTAAAATTGGGAGCATTTTCAATGAGCCTTAGCGTTAAAGATCTTAAGGTATCGAAAACTTTCTATGAAAAGCTGGGTTTTACAGTTTTTGCAGGAGATTTTAGCAAAAACTATCTTATTATGAAAAATGGAAATTCCTTGATTGGATTGTTCCTGGGAATGTTTCAGGGGAATATTCTCACTTTTAATCCGGGTTGGGATGAGAACGCTCAAAATCTTGAAAATTTTGACGATATAAGAGAGATCCAGAAACATCTTAAAAACAAAAAGGTTAGCCTGAACTCCGAAGCCGACGAAAACACAACAGGCCCGGCAAGCATTATGCTGAATGACCCCGACGGGAATTTAATTCTTATTGACCAACATCGTTAA
- a CDS encoding DUF4256 domain-containing protein — protein MTTKRELSPEQRDELLPNLKTRFEKNMNRHTDFKWEEVLKRMESNPEKLWSLYEMESTGGEPDVVGKDEISGEFIFYDCSAESPKGRRSTCYDREGLESRKEHKPGNNAIDMATAMGIELLTEEQYRDLQKLGNFDSRTSSWLKTPAEIRKLDGAIFGDFRYDNVFIYHNGAQSYYAARGFRGMLRV, from the coding sequence ATGACTACAAAAAGGGAATTATCACCAGAACAGCGGGACGAGCTTCTACCAAACTTAAAAACTCGTTTTGAAAAAAATATGAATCGCCACACGGATTTTAAATGGGAAGAGGTGCTAAAAAGAATGGAAAGTAATCCTGAAAAATTGTGGTCGTTGTATGAAATGGAAAGTACCGGCGGGGAGCCGGATGTGGTTGGTAAGGATGAGATATCGGGGGAATTCATATTTTATGATTGTTCTGCCGAAAGTCCCAAAGGCCGTAGAAGCACTTGTTATGACCGTGAAGGATTGGAATCGCGAAAGGAGCATAAACCAGGTAATAATGCCATTGATATGGCAACCGCGATGGGCATTGAACTTTTGACTGAAGAGCAATACAGGGATTTACAGAAACTCGGGAATTTCGATTCCAGGACTTCCAGCTGGTTAAAAACCCCGGCGGAAATAAGAAAATTGGACGGAGCAATTTTTGGGGATTTCAGGTACGACAATGTTTTTATATATCATAACGGCGCTCAATCTTACTACGCTGCGAGAGGTTTTCGGGGAATGTTAAGAGTTTAG
- a CDS encoding PhzF family phenazine biosynthesis protein, with protein sequence MQLHLYQIDAFTNEVFSGNPACVVPLAEWLPDELLLKIAMENAVAETAFFVDRGNRFHLRWFTPEIEMDLCGHATLAAAHAIKEIRKFPGNKILFDTKSGELQVLVENNTYTLDFPTRSPEPADLPQLLKDSLNIQPTAVLKARDFVLIYDKEEDVQNIEINRLHFDKLDLGTGGVIFTAPGKENETDFISRFFTPRATVFEDPVTGSAHCSLIPYWSKKLGKTELSARQISPRGGNLECILKGDRVAIKGSARTYSIGKLFTE encoded by the coding sequence ATGCAACTTCATCTTTACCAGATTGACGCCTTTACAAACGAGGTCTTTTCAGGGAATCCTGCCTGTGTTGTACCCTTAGCCGAATGGCTTCCCGATGAGCTTCTGCTGAAGATCGCCATGGAAAATGCCGTGGCAGAAACTGCATTTTTTGTAGATCGCGGCAACAGGTTCCACCTGCGTTGGTTTACGCCCGAAATAGAAATGGACCTCTGCGGGCACGCTACCCTGGCCGCAGCTCATGCCATTAAGGAAATAAGAAAATTCCCGGGCAATAAGATCCTCTTTGATACCAAAAGCGGGGAATTGCAGGTTTTGGTTGAAAATAATACTTATACCCTTGACTTTCCTACCCGCAGTCCGGAGCCTGCCGACTTGCCGCAATTGCTGAAAGATTCGCTGAACATCCAGCCTACAGCAGTTTTAAAAGCGAGGGATTTTGTACTGATTTATGATAAAGAGGAGGATGTGCAAAACATTGAGATAAACAGGCTGCATTTTGACAAATTAGATCTGGGTACAGGCGGTGTAATTTTCACGGCCCCTGGAAAAGAAAATGAAACTGATTTTATATCCCGCTTTTTTACCCCCCGCGCAACGGTTTTTGAAGATCCCGTTACAGGATCTGCCCACTGTTCTTTGATCCCCTACTGGAGTAAAAAACTTGGTAAAACTGAATTATCTGCAAGGCAAATTTCTCCCCGCGGGGGAAATTTGGAATGTATTCTTAAGGGTGACAGAGTTGCTATAAAAGGAAGTGCGCGCACATATTCTATTGGAAAATTGTTTACCGAATAG